One genomic window of Sporosarcina ureae includes the following:
- the thiD gene encoding bifunctional hydroxymethylpyrimidine kinase/phosphomethylpyrimidine kinase, producing the protein MSLKKTLTIAGSDTSGGAGIQADLKTFQEHGTYGMTAVTVVVTMDPDQNWSHNVYSLPIDVVKAQLKTALSTGVDAIKTGMLSTEEVIQTAGQAIDESGLDHVVIDPVMVCKGEDEVLNPGNTDAMITYLLPKAEIVTPNLFEAGQLASMKTPKTIEDMKVAAQKIHELGARNVVIKGGKQLDHEEAVDLFYDGLTYTLLKSKRSDTYHNHGAGCTFAAAITANLANGLSIKDAVIQAKQFVTAAIAHGWKLNEYVGPVMHGAKNQFDVPQVELQEV; encoded by the coding sequence ATGTCATTGAAGAAAACCTTAACGATTGCAGGCTCGGATACATCAGGCGGTGCAGGTATTCAGGCGGATTTAAAAACTTTTCAGGAGCACGGTACGTATGGCATGACGGCAGTGACAGTGGTTGTCACGATGGATCCCGATCAAAATTGGTCACATAATGTTTATTCATTGCCAATCGATGTCGTAAAAGCACAATTGAAAACGGCATTGTCTACTGGAGTCGATGCTATCAAAACAGGCATGTTGAGTACAGAAGAAGTCATTCAAACGGCAGGTCAGGCAATTGATGAATCCGGTTTGGATCACGTGGTGATCGACCCTGTTATGGTGTGTAAAGGGGAAGATGAAGTATTGAATCCCGGGAATACGGATGCGATGATTACATATCTCCTGCCAAAAGCAGAAATCGTTACGCCGAACTTATTCGAAGCGGGACAATTAGCTTCTATGAAAACACCGAAAACAATCGAAGACATGAAAGTAGCAGCACAGAAAATTCATGAACTCGGTGCACGTAATGTCGTGATCAAAGGTGGTAAACAACTCGATCATGAAGAAGCAGTGGATTTATTCTACGATGGATTGACGTATACATTACTCAAATCAAAAAGATCTGATACGTATCATAATCATGGTGCGGGCTGTACATTTGCAGCCGCTATCACAGCCAATTTGGCGAATGGCTTGTCGATTAAAGACGCGGTTATTCAAGCGAAGCAGTTTGTCACAGCAGCAATCGCACACGGCTGGAAGCTTAATGAGTATGTAGGACCTGTCATGCACGGTGCGAAAAATCAGTTCGACGTGCCACAGGTAGAACTGCAGGAAGTATAA
- a CDS encoding uracil-DNA glycosylase, whose protein sequence is MVAEFRNDWDHILKDEFDKPYYQELRTFLREEYTNHIIYPQMSDMWTAFKLTPFQDVKVVILGQDPYHGPKQAHGMSFSVQPGVKVPPSLRNIFKELSSDIGMDVPTEGILTGWAEQGVLLLNTVLTVREGAAASHRGKGWELFTDEVIRKLSMRSAPIVFILWGRHAQEKAALINRRRHAIIESPHPSPFSASRGFFGSKPFSKTNDYLRKWGREPIDWAKTTK, encoded by the coding sequence ATGGTAGCAGAATTTCGTAATGATTGGGATCACATATTAAAAGATGAATTCGATAAACCGTATTATCAGGAGCTGCGTACTTTTCTTCGCGAAGAATACACAAATCACATCATCTATCCACAAATGTCTGATATGTGGACAGCTTTTAAACTGACGCCTTTTCAGGATGTCAAAGTCGTGATTTTGGGCCAAGATCCGTATCATGGGCCCAAACAAGCTCATGGTATGAGTTTTTCTGTGCAGCCTGGCGTGAAAGTGCCACCAAGTTTACGCAATATCTTTAAAGAGCTATCATCAGATATTGGAATGGATGTTCCGACTGAAGGAATATTGACAGGATGGGCCGAACAAGGTGTATTATTATTGAATACGGTATTGACTGTGCGCGAAGGAGCAGCTGCTTCGCATCGCGGAAAAGGTTGGGAACTCTTTACGGACGAAGTCATTCGTAAACTGTCGATGCGCAGTGCACCAATTGTTTTCATTTTATGGGGAAGACATGCGCAAGAAAAAGCGGCATTGATCAATCGCAGACGTCATGCCATTATCGAATCGCCTCATCCGAGTCCTTTCAGTGCATCTAGAGGATTCTTTGGCAGTAAGCCGTTTTCTAAAACGAATGACTATTTACGCAAGTGGGGAAGAGAGCCAATTGATTGGGCGAAAACTACCAAGTGA
- a CDS encoding YczE/YyaS/YitT family protein — MRNLLAWRWIFFIGGMMIMSLGISLMIKGQRLGIAPWDVLHLGLYQNFGLTIGSWSIISGFVIISVTSIILRQWPRVGTWLNMLIIGLFIDFFNWLLPDVTSLTAQIIFFIIGVFVLSYGVGIYVSPNLGAGPRDSLMLLFVEKFGWSLRLVRTTIEAIATLIGFLLGGPVGIGTLVVVLFTGQIIQIALPQCKKMLLKITHQTDEKVLLHYKEA; from the coding sequence ATGCGTAATTTATTAGCTTGGCGATGGATATTTTTCATCGGGGGAATGATGATTATGTCGCTTGGCATTTCGTTGATGATTAAAGGTCAGCGGCTTGGGATTGCTCCATGGGACGTGCTCCATCTTGGTTTGTATCAAAACTTCGGATTAACGATAGGATCCTGGAGTATTATATCTGGTTTTGTTATCATTTCGGTGACATCGATTATTTTGAGGCAATGGCCGAGAGTAGGTACATGGCTTAATATGTTGATCATCGGATTATTTATCGACTTTTTCAACTGGCTTTTACCTGATGTCACTTCATTGACTGCGCAAATTATTTTTTTCATCATCGGTGTATTCGTCCTATCGTATGGGGTAGGAATATATGTGTCACCGAATCTTGGTGCTGGACCACGTGACAGTTTGATGCTGTTGTTTGTTGAAAAGTTTGGCTGGAGTCTTCGATTGGTACGGACTACGATAGAAGCCATTGCCACACTTATCGGTTTCTTACTTGGTGGACCTGTAGGAATTGGTACATTGGTTGTCGTCCTATTCACTGGTCAAATCATTCAGATCGCCTTACCACAATGCAAGAAAATGTTATTGAAGATCACGCATCAAACAGACGAAAAAGTTTTATTACACTATAAAGAAGCATAA
- the hemQ gene encoding hydrogen peroxide-dependent heme synthase — translation MNEAAITLDGWYVLHDFRTMDWASWKMISKEERQAAVNEFLTFLERIQEADEAKTGSHAFYTVVGQKADFMLMTLRPTMDELQQLEAEFNKLTIADYTIPAYSYVSVVELSNYLAGESDEDPYQNPYVRGRLYPELPRSQYVCFYPMDKKREGEDNWYMLDMDNRKSLMRSHGMIGRGYAGKVKQIISGSVGFDDYEWGVTLFSDDILQFKKLVYEMRFDEVSARYGVFGSFFIGTILDADKRAAFFEV, via the coding sequence GTGAATGAAGCAGCTATTACATTAGACGGTTGGTATGTACTTCACGATTTTCGCACGATGGACTGGGCTTCTTGGAAAATGATTTCAAAAGAAGAGCGCCAGGCAGCAGTCAATGAATTCCTAACATTTTTGGAGCGTATACAAGAAGCGGATGAGGCTAAAACAGGTAGTCACGCGTTTTATACAGTAGTTGGCCAAAAGGCAGACTTCATGCTAATGACATTACGTCCTACAATGGATGAACTTCAGCAGTTGGAAGCGGAATTCAATAAGTTAACCATTGCGGATTACACAATCCCAGCGTATTCTTATGTGTCGGTAGTCGAGTTATCAAATTACCTAGCAGGTGAATCTGACGAAGATCCATATCAGAACCCATATGTACGCGGACGCTTGTATCCTGAATTACCACGTAGCCAATATGTTTGTTTCTATCCAATGGACAAGAAGCGCGAAGGCGAAGACAATTGGTACATGCTCGACATGGACAACCGCAAAAGTTTAATGCGCAGCCACGGCATGATTGGCCGCGGATATGCAGGTAAAGTGAAGCAAATCATTTCCGGATCCGTCGGCTTTGATGATTACGAGTGGGGCGTCACGTTGTTCTCTGATGACATATTGCAGTTCAAGAAGCTCGTCTATGAAATGCGTTTTGACGAAGTCAGTGCACGTTACGGCGTATTTGGCTCATTCTTCATCGGTACGATTTTAGACGCGGACAAGCGCGCAGCATTTTTTGAAGTATAA
- a CDS encoding YwdI family protein — MITAAQLLGEMEQQVRLAKQTQNEATRREAIYAVRTLCNLMLGDDRPSAPAIPQAIQMSTVHATPITSLSEQPLREEDANGESLFDF, encoded by the coding sequence ATGATCACAGCTGCACAATTGCTTGGAGAAATGGAGCAACAAGTACGCTTGGCGAAACAAACACAGAATGAGGCGACGCGAAGAGAAGCCATTTATGCTGTGCGGACGTTATGTAATTTGATGCTCGGTGATGACAGACCTTCTGCACCGGCCATCCCGCAAGCTATACAAATGAGCACTGTACATGCAACGCCGATTACGTCACTGAGCGAGCAACCATTACGTGAAGAAGATGCCAACGGTGAGTCGTTATTTGATTTTTAA
- the ybaK gene encoding Cys-tRNA(Pro) deacylase has translation MSKKKLPKTNAIRIIESEKIPYEIHSYQTDDGHNDGVSVANKTNVPVSHVYKTLVAMASKTDLLVYIIPVSDELDLKKAAKTAGFKKVEMLPMKELTKETGYVRGGCSPIGMKREFPTFIDQQAETIDCIYVSAGKVGLQMKLAPQDLAHVAKAKFSDVVK, from the coding sequence ATGTCAAAGAAGAAGTTACCGAAAACCAATGCAATTCGCATCATCGAAAGCGAGAAGATACCCTATGAAATTCATAGCTATCAAACGGATGACGGACATAATGATGGGGTTTCAGTTGCGAATAAAACGAATGTACCGGTTTCTCACGTCTATAAAACGCTCGTTGCCATGGCGAGTAAAACAGACTTGCTTGTCTATATCATTCCCGTTTCGGACGAGCTAGACTTGAAAAAAGCAGCGAAAACAGCTGGTTTCAAAAAAGTCGAAATGCTACCTATGAAGGAATTGACGAAAGAAACAGGCTATGTCCGTGGCGGTTGTTCGCCAATCGGTATGAAACGCGAGTTCCCGACATTCATTGATCAACAAGCCGAAACAATCGACTGTATTTATGTCAGTGCGGGCAAAGTTGGATTGCAAATGAAATTGGCGCCACAGGACTTAGCACATGTCGCAAAAGCAAAATTCAGTGATGTTGTAAAGTAA
- a CDS encoding cation:proton antiporter: protein MFNSLIMDLMLVVLIGVASQWIAWRTRMPAIVVMAIAGLLVGPIFGLINPQQSMGDLYSPIITFAVAIILFEGSLNLDFKEIKGFGRPVARIVTFGAFIAWIAGSLAAHYIAGLSWEVAFIIGGLFIVTGPTVILPLLRQARLKPRAAAILKWEGIVVDPFGALLAVFAFEVIKFINDEVTAKAMLLFFGASLFSVLLGWGTSRILGTAFEKGWVPEYLKAPILFGLVLFVFVLSDEIMHETGLLAVTAMGMTMANMHLTTLEDIRNFKENISVLLISGIFVMLTASLDPHILIEILNPKIILYVLAMLFVVRPLSIWVSTIGTDLTNREKTLIGWIAPRGIVALTVSGYFATILLENGYEDAELLTALTFALVFATVIVHGFSIGWLAKKLNLTTPIESGVVLIGSTRFVAELAKNISDAGHKVLVVENSWGGLSNARKLSVPTYMGDILSEHTGYHLDLTPYRYMLAMTKTDTYNSHVCADFTPDLGRDLLFQTTTHKRSADQQFNLATGQFLFTPNLSIHELDDRINQGHVFRKTLLTKQYSYTQYLRERDDQSILLYIIRATGDIEFYTAEKELQAQTGDTIVALSTLNKTIERTIDRLEEKNGKASVPKEVVETKFLEDTPNEKPAIPGETPPKIMKD from the coding sequence ATGTTCAATTCATTGATTATGGATTTAATGTTGGTCGTGTTAATTGGCGTAGCGTCGCAATGGATAGCATGGCGGACGAGGATGCCAGCGATTGTCGTGATGGCAATTGCTGGGTTATTGGTAGGGCCAATTTTCGGTTTGATCAATCCGCAGCAATCCATGGGGGATCTATATTCACCCATCATTACATTCGCAGTGGCGATTATATTATTTGAAGGCAGTTTAAATCTCGATTTTAAAGAAATTAAAGGATTTGGACGTCCTGTTGCGCGAATCGTAACGTTCGGCGCGTTCATTGCGTGGATCGCTGGGTCACTAGCCGCTCACTATATCGCAGGATTGTCGTGGGAAGTGGCATTTATTATTGGAGGACTATTCATCGTCACAGGTCCTACCGTAATCTTGCCTTTACTTAGACAAGCGCGGTTAAAACCCCGCGCAGCCGCGATATTGAAGTGGGAAGGAATTGTCGTTGATCCATTCGGCGCACTTCTAGCAGTATTTGCATTTGAAGTTATCAAGTTCATCAATGATGAAGTAACGGCCAAAGCGATGTTGCTGTTCTTTGGTGCATCACTGTTTTCCGTACTTCTTGGTTGGGGAACGAGTCGAATTCTAGGAACAGCATTTGAAAAAGGTTGGGTACCGGAATATTTAAAAGCGCCGATATTATTCGGCCTCGTGTTATTTGTCTTCGTATTATCTGATGAAATCATGCATGAGACGGGTTTATTAGCTGTCACGGCGATGGGAATGACGATGGCGAATATGCATTTGACTACTTTAGAAGACATCCGTAATTTTAAAGAGAATATTTCGGTATTGCTTATCTCGGGAATTTTCGTCATGTTGACGGCGTCGTTAGATCCACATATCTTAATCGAAATTTTGAATCCGAAAATCATTCTATACGTACTTGCGATGCTATTTGTCGTCAGACCGCTATCGATATGGGTATCAACAATTGGTACGGATTTGACGAATCGTGAAAAAACACTTATTGGTTGGATTGCGCCACGAGGGATTGTGGCACTGACCGTATCGGGCTATTTCGCGACGATATTGCTTGAGAACGGCTATGAAGATGCGGAGCTCTTAACCGCTTTGACTTTCGCACTTGTATTTGCGACCGTCATCGTCCATGGCTTTTCGATTGGTTGGCTTGCAAAGAAACTTAATTTGACCACGCCGATTGAATCGGGTGTAGTACTAATCGGCAGTACAAGGTTCGTAGCGGAACTTGCGAAGAATATTAGTGACGCTGGTCACAAAGTTTTGGTTGTGGAAAATTCATGGGGCGGTCTTTCCAATGCGCGAAAACTTAGCGTGCCCACATATATGGGGGATATTTTATCCGAGCATACGGGCTACCATTTGGATTTGACACCATACCGTTATATGTTGGCGATGACAAAGACGGATACTTACAACTCACACGTATGCGCCGATTTCACGCCGGATCTAGGAAGAGACTTGTTGTTCCAAACGACCACACATAAACGAAGCGCTGATCAACAGTTCAACCTGGCAACAGGGCAATTCCTATTCACGCCGAACTTGTCCATCCACGAACTAGATGATCGTATCAACCAAGGGCATGTGTTCCGTAAAACGTTGCTGACGAAACAATACAGCTACACACAGTACTTACGCGAGCGCGATGACCAGTCCATATTGTTGTACATCATACGGGCAACTGGTGATATAGAGTTCTACACGGCAGAAAAAGAATTACAAGCACAAACAGGGGATACGATCGTAGCGCTTTCGACGTTGAATAAAACGATCGAGCGGACGATTGACCGACTCGAAGAAAAGAACGGCAAAGCGAGTGTGCCAAAAGAAGTCGTAGAGACGAAGTTCTTGGAAGATACACCGAATGAAAAACCAGCGATTCCAGGCGAGACTCCACCGAAGATCATGAAAGATTGA
- a CDS encoding SE1832 family protein, translating to MTKDQLEQEIAELKMDYISLQGDMEKLESTGHVKMIENAELRLSKMEERLADLNKQLAEATN from the coding sequence ATGACAAAGGATCAGCTGGAACAAGAGATCGCGGAGCTGAAGATGGACTACATCAGCTTACAGGGCGATATGGAGAAGTTAGAGTCGACAGGTCATGTGAAGATGATCGAAAATGCGGAGCTTCGTCTATCTAAAATGGAAGAGCGCCTCGCGGATTTGAATAAGCAGCTCGCTGAAGCGACGAATTAA
- a CDS encoding DUF4230 domain-containing protein, which translates to MSKHESSKREKKDWTKADAQAAVTFTGRKKTKRKRRGGILELAFTLWSSWRTTYILLIVLLVAALITLPIAGFYLMQLGSTFSEQKTAFVERVQELQELTTAEAYTKVLVKRTDNELFGKNIGVNFPGTKRNLLVVIPGSIKAGIDLSEITEQDMQVDEEEKRIELTIPKAEFVGGAELYFDKVEVYSVEGLFRGKADIKEGYELANEAKTLIMEEASEQGVLESAEKNAVKTLKDMFSFAGYQLDIEFKE; encoded by the coding sequence ATGAGTAAGCATGAATCGTCTAAGAGAGAGAAGAAAGATTGGACGAAGGCTGATGCTCAAGCCGCTGTGACATTCACTGGACGGAAAAAGACCAAACGGAAGCGAAGAGGAGGAATTCTCGAACTCGCCTTTACTTTATGGTCTTCGTGGAGAACAACATATATTTTATTAATTGTACTATTGGTCGCCGCACTTATTACCCTGCCAATCGCAGGCTTTTATTTAATGCAACTGGGCTCTACTTTTTCAGAACAAAAGACGGCATTTGTCGAGCGTGTCCAAGAGCTACAGGAACTGACAACGGCGGAAGCTTATACGAAAGTGCTCGTCAAACGTACTGACAATGAATTGTTCGGTAAAAACATCGGTGTTAATTTTCCTGGAACGAAGCGGAATTTATTAGTGGTCATTCCAGGTTCAATCAAGGCCGGAATTGATCTAAGTGAAATCACCGAGCAGGATATGCAAGTGGACGAAGAAGAGAAACGTATTGAGCTGACGATACCAAAAGCTGAATTCGTCGGTGGTGCGGAATTGTATTTCGATAAAGTGGAAGTCTATTCTGTAGAAGGATTATTTCGTGGAAAAGCAGACATTAAAGAAGGCTATGAATTAGCGAATGAAGCCAAAACGCTAATAATGGAAGAGGCATCCGAACAAGGTGTCCTGGAATCCGCAGAGAAAAATGCAGTAAAAACACTAAAAGATATGTTTTCATTTGCAGGCTATCAACTAGATATTGAATTTAAGGAGTGA
- a CDS encoding DUF423 domain-containing protein → MPFFIIAGAINAAIAVGFGAFGAHALKDRLSEHYLAVWETAVQYQMFHAIALLAIGILMSNALLGPSTQLSWAGYLILAGIVIFSGSLYVLSLSGIGILGAITPIGGVAFIAGWIMLIIAAVKFGR, encoded by the coding sequence ATGCCGTTTTTTATTATTGCAGGAGCTATTAATGCCGCGATTGCAGTTGGGTTTGGGGCGTTTGGTGCACACGCATTGAAAGATCGTCTGTCCGAACATTACTTAGCCGTCTGGGAAACCGCGGTACAATACCAGATGTTCCATGCGATTGCATTACTCGCAATCGGTATTTTGATGAGCAACGCATTGCTTGGACCATCGACGCAACTATCATGGGCTGGCTATTTAATTCTAGCTGGTATCGTTATTTTCTCAGGAAGCCTGTATGTACTCAGCTTGTCTGGAATCGGAATTCTTGGCGCTATCACACCGATTGGTGGAGTTGCATTCATCGCGGGATGGATTATGTTGATCATTGCGGCAGTGAAATTCGGAAGATAA
- the bshB2 gene encoding bacillithiol biosynthesis deacetylase BshB2 produces the protein MMLQKERHVLVVFPHPDDESFGTAGTIAEYIEMGVPVTYACLTLGEMGRNLGNPPFANRETLPQIRKQELLDACDAMGLTDLRMMGLRDKTIEFEDPEKLVNMMTDLIDELHPSLVISFHPTLAVHPDHNATGVAVIEAMSRILEANRPLLYMKAFDNDTLNQLGEPHVVHHTPNVADKKIAALRAHASQTVWMLPDMEKRWAANDQDALDWLYNEAFYIHKFK, from the coding sequence TTGATGTTGCAAAAAGAACGACATGTACTCGTTGTATTCCCTCATCCCGATGACGAATCATTCGGCACCGCCGGAACGATTGCAGAATATATTGAAATGGGCGTACCTGTGACGTATGCTTGCTTGACACTCGGCGAAATGGGTAGAAATCTCGGTAATCCTCCTTTCGCAAACCGCGAGACGCTTCCACAAATCCGGAAACAAGAATTGCTGGATGCGTGTGATGCGATGGGATTGACAGATTTACGCATGATGGGACTTCGCGACAAAACGATAGAATTTGAAGATCCTGAAAAACTGGTTAACATGATGACTGATCTCATTGATGAATTACATCCTTCTTTAGTCATCTCATTCCACCCGACGCTTGCTGTACATCCCGACCACAACGCAACAGGCGTGGCTGTGATTGAAGCGATGAGCCGTATACTGGAAGCGAATCGGCCGCTACTGTATATGAAAGCATTCGATAATGATACGTTGAATCAACTTGGTGAACCGCATGTTGTGCACCATACACCTAACGTAGCAGATAAAAAGATTGCCGCATTACGCGCACATGCCTCCCAGACGGTTTGGATGTTACCCGACATGGAAAAACGATGGGCTGCAAACGATCAGGATGCACTTGACTGGTTGTATAATGAAGCCTTTTATATTCATAAATTCAAGTAA
- a CDS encoding uracil-DNA glycosylase codes for MAVNCFDCIFFYTTWDPASPRGCKAYGFKTKMLPSIVVKRSSGMECMKFEPKKGMKMR; via the coding sequence ATGGCAGTCAATTGCTTCGACTGTATCTTCTTTTATACAACTTGGGACCCGGCAAGTCCGCGGGGCTGTAAGGCATATGGATTCAAGACGAAAATGTTGCCATCTATAGTGGTAAAGCGCTCTTCTGGTATGGAGTGTATGAAATTCGAACCGAAAAAGGGGATGAAAATGCGATGA
- a CDS encoding YojF family protein: MESVDVKHLQELLNSFANKDVYIHLETTNGSYASHFQEGFFNAGAFIRNVIIRYELGKVAGESPHRVGLKLPSGWIYAQGITHYTVDEHNRLLMAGLGPDGKLAVALEISETPFAY, from the coding sequence ATGGAATCTGTTGACGTGAAACATTTACAAGAGTTACTGAACTCCTTTGCCAATAAAGATGTCTACATACATTTGGAAACGACAAATGGATCGTATGCTTCACATTTCCAAGAAGGATTTTTCAATGCGGGCGCGTTTATTCGTAATGTCATTATCCGTTACGAACTTGGCAAAGTGGCAGGCGAATCTCCGCACCGTGTCGGTCTGAAGTTGCCGAGTGGCTGGATTTATGCACAAGGGATCACACATTATACAGTCGACGAGCATAATCGTTTACTGATGGCGGGACTTGGACCTGACGGAAAGCTTGCGGTAGCGCTTGAAATCAGTGAAACGCCATTTGCTTATTAA
- a CDS encoding hemolysin family protein, translating to MFIALGLCLLLSFFLSGSETALTAINRMKVQLRADQGDIKSIKLRKLISKPDRMITAILIGNNIANILMPTIVTMIAIDKGLSIGLLTGILTVVLIIFGEVLPKTIAATFADRIAYIVAPPISVLVKLLIPLTLVLSLFTNFFVRLISKGTVTEATLTKEDVRSMVDIASTEGTFGQDESIRLKGMLDFRDKDVSDVMETHRTDIISLSMDSTYEDVRDVVLQYFYTRYPVYEESIDKVVGIFYSKMLIEWSMYPERKFSEVIDRQPLFVVQTASVELVFKRMLTQKKHMAIVLDEYGGTLGIVTQEDIIEEMIGQDIEDETDVEEESMVFEKEENHLICQGRLEIEDVIELLDIELPTDHDTIGGFVFQEVGHIPEEGEKFSYNSLLFEIEEMDRTRILRLKITKQEPKEEVMEA from the coding sequence TTGTTTATTGCACTGGGACTATGTTTATTATTGTCCTTCTTTTTATCGGGAAGTGAAACAGCTCTGACTGCTATCAATCGAATGAAAGTTCAGTTGCGTGCGGATCAGGGAGACATTAAATCGATAAAATTACGAAAATTGATTTCCAAGCCGGACCGTATGATTACGGCGATACTAATTGGAAATAATATTGCGAATATTTTGATGCCTACGATTGTGACGATGATTGCAATCGATAAAGGATTGAGTATTGGGTTACTGACAGGGATCTTGACGGTAGTTTTGATTATATTCGGAGAAGTATTACCGAAAACGATTGCTGCGACATTTGCGGATCGTATCGCGTATATTGTAGCGCCACCTATTTCGGTACTTGTGAAGTTATTGATTCCATTGACATTGGTTTTATCGTTGTTCACCAATTTCTTTGTTCGCTTGATTTCTAAAGGAACGGTGACGGAAGCAACGTTGACGAAAGAAGATGTGCGTTCGATGGTGGACATTGCGTCTACAGAAGGCACATTCGGTCAGGATGAATCAATCCGTCTAAAAGGTATGCTAGATTTCCGCGATAAAGATGTTAGCGATGTAATGGAAACACACCGTACGGATATTATTTCACTATCGATGGATTCTACGTATGAAGATGTACGCGACGTCGTATTGCAGTATTTCTATACCCGCTATCCAGTATATGAAGAGAGTATCGACAAAGTGGTCGGTATTTTTTATTCGAAAATGTTGATTGAGTGGTCCATGTATCCCGAGCGAAAGTTTTCCGAGGTAATTGATCGCCAACCTTTGTTCGTCGTGCAGACCGCAAGCGTAGAGCTCGTGTTTAAGCGTATGTTAACGCAAAAGAAACATATGGCGATTGTGCTAGATGAATATGGTGGGACACTCGGAATCGTCACACAGGAAGATATTATTGAAGAAATGATTGGACAGGATATAGAGGATGAAACGGACGTGGAGGAAGAGTCGATGGTTTTCGAAAAAGAAGAGAATCATTTAATCTGCCAAGGACGTTTAGAGATTGAAGACGTTATTGAACTACTCGACATAGAGTTACCAACAGATCATGATACAATCGGTGGATTTGTTTTTCAGGAAGTGGGTCATATTCCAGAAGAAGGCGAGAAGTTTAGTTATAATTCATTGTTGTTTGAGATTGAGGAAATGGACCGAACGCGGATTTTGCGCCTAAAGATTACCAAGCAGGAACCGAAAGAAGAGGTTATGGAAGCGTAG
- a CDS encoding spore coat protein GerQ: MVQYYWNPGYAQQQMVPPQTNIQGNVPTTPFREQSYIENILRLNRGKPGVFHFSFEHAVEAGKNTIAITGMVEAAGRDHVILSQANTGRRYLFPMIYFDYAEFPEELNYFDQTP; encoded by the coding sequence ATGGTTCAATATTATTGGAATCCTGGCTATGCCCAGCAACAAATGGTACCACCACAAACAAATATACAGGGGAACGTACCAACTACACCTTTTAGAGAACAGTCGTACATCGAGAATATTTTACGGCTTAACAGAGGAAAACCCGGCGTCTTTCATTTTTCATTCGAGCATGCGGTAGAAGCAGGCAAAAACACGATAGCTATCACAGGTATGGTAGAAGCTGCAGGACGCGATCACGTCATCCTCAGCCAAGCCAATACAGGGCGACGCTATTTATTCCCTATGATCTACTTCGATTATGCGGAGTTCCCAGAGGAATTAAATTACTTCGACCAAACGCCATAA
- a CDS encoding RNA polymerase sigma factor, producing the protein MKNDLNALYEEYGRYIYHLCLKLTRNKEEAEDLMQDVWVKVVRYSGEMSEVNRMKAWLTTICMNTFRDRYRKNVRHSQYVMNQPDTLDVPILDLVPSNAKTPAELMEQSDISELVQQKISELDGIYRKTIEYFYVNQYSLVEIAGLMSVSIGTVKSRLFRAKKYLKELLVQDEAAQEYVMA; encoded by the coding sequence ATGAAAAACGACTTAAACGCATTATACGAAGAATATGGACGCTATATATATCATTTATGTCTTAAACTCACTCGCAATAAGGAAGAAGCAGAAGATCTCATGCAAGACGTATGGGTAAAAGTAGTGCGCTACAGTGGTGAAATGAGTGAAGTCAACCGTATGAAGGCTTGGTTGACGACGATTTGTATGAACACATTCCGCGACCGTTACAGAAAAAATGTACGTCACAGTCAATACGTGATGAATCAACCTGATACATTAGACGTTCCGATCTTGGATTTGGTTCCCAGTAATGCGAAAACTCCTGCTGAGTTGATGGAACAAAGTGATATTTCCGAGCTAGTACAACAGAAGATCAGCGAGTTGGACGGTATTTACCGGAAGACGATTGAGTATTTCTATGTGAATCAATATTCGTTAGTAGAGATCGCAGGGTTGATGAGTGTATCAATCGGCACTGTGAAGTCCCGCTTGTTCCGCGCGAAGAAGTACCTAAAAGAGTTGCTCGTGCAAGACGAAGCAGCCCAAGAGTATGTAATGGCCTAA